From Humisphaera borealis, the proteins below share one genomic window:
- the panC gene encoding pantoate--beta-alanine ligase, whose translation MKVLTTIAEVRAERAKLGRLALVPTMGALHAGHLSLVDFARRRAPHVAVSIFVNPTQFGHNEDFNRYPRPIEDDLAKCQSNGVDFVFNPPVEQMYPSGVVDCVVDLPSLSTVLEGKHRPGHFKGVCQVVAKLFNIVRPDVAIFGQKDYQQLRIIEAMAEALDFNIEILAGPTVRDLDGLAMSSRNAYLSPEEREKSLAISRALFAAQQEFANGVRQANRLLTTVQKTMLEKHLLIDYVAAVDAKTLKHTDTITGPTVIAVATRVGKTRLIDNVVLEP comes from the coding sequence ATGAAAGTCCTTACCACCATCGCCGAGGTCCGCGCCGAGCGGGCGAAGCTCGGCCGTCTTGCCCTGGTGCCGACGATGGGCGCGCTCCACGCCGGGCATTTGTCGCTCGTCGATTTCGCCCGCCGTCGTGCGCCGCACGTCGCCGTCAGCATCTTTGTGAACCCCACCCAGTTCGGCCACAACGAAGACTTCAACCGATACCCCCGCCCGATCGAGGACGACCTGGCCAAGTGCCAGTCCAACGGCGTCGATTTCGTTTTCAACCCGCCGGTCGAGCAGATGTACCCGTCGGGCGTGGTGGACTGCGTGGTCGATCTGCCGTCGCTGTCGACCGTGCTGGAAGGCAAGCACCGCCCGGGGCACTTCAAGGGCGTCTGCCAGGTGGTGGCCAAACTGTTCAACATCGTTCGGCCGGACGTGGCAATCTTCGGGCAGAAAGACTACCAGCAACTTCGAATCATTGAGGCAATGGCCGAGGCGCTGGATTTCAATATCGAGATCCTGGCCGGGCCGACCGTGCGCGACCTGGACGGCCTGGCGATGAGCAGCCGCAATGCCTACCTGTCGCCCGAAGAGCGGGAGAAGAGCCTGGCGATCAGCCGGGCGCTGTTCGCCGCCCAGCAGGAGTTTGCCAACGGCGTCCGCCAAGCCAACCGGTTGCTGACGACGGTACAGAAGACGATGCTCGAGAAGCACCTGCTGATCGACTACGTCGCAGCGGTGGATGCCAAGACATTGAAACACACCGACACCATCACCGGCCCGACGGTGATCGCCGTCGCGACGCGGGTGGGGAAGACCCGGCTGATCGATAACGTGGTGTTGGAGCCCTGA
- a CDS encoding prolipoprotein diacylglyceryl transferase, whose product MQQELFRLPFFDIPIYGYGLMLVVGFLGALTLARFLSIRSRIDPEIFVNCGIIALVSGIAGARLSHVLENWSTYTDPARSFGENLFAAINIRSGGLTFYGGFIFATVCCIGYGLIKKVPIRRGMDIVAPCLMVGLGFGRVGCFMNGCCEGAECSTLPAPIAIEFPYATNPYIRHFDQRSLEPSQLPPEEAIRRGPRGEPIAPLTKSDITAKYAQAPAERDKLLTAVAPLHSNRVFNAQLASTVTAFLIAFFLVAFYALPHAPGRVFALMLIIEAPSRFILEMMRAEPAFVGPGSPDKTLAFLPFDLSFSMFVSVWLTLVGVILWFAFKGKPDDMTEPKELPAGRVAIA is encoded by the coding sequence ATGCAACAAGAACTATTCCGCCTGCCGTTCTTCGACATCCCGATCTACGGATACGGGCTGATGCTCGTGGTGGGATTTCTGGGGGCGCTTACGCTCGCGCGATTCCTTTCGATCCGCAGCCGGATTGATCCGGAGATCTTCGTCAACTGCGGCATCATCGCGCTGGTCAGCGGCATCGCCGGTGCCCGGCTGAGCCATGTCCTGGAAAACTGGAGCACCTATACCGACCCTGCCCGCTCCTTTGGCGAGAATCTGTTCGCCGCGATCAACATTCGCTCCGGCGGGCTGACGTTTTATGGCGGGTTCATCTTCGCGACGGTCTGCTGCATCGGATACGGCCTGATCAAGAAAGTGCCGATTCGTCGCGGCATGGACATCGTCGCCCCCTGCCTGATGGTGGGCCTGGGGTTCGGCCGGGTCGGGTGCTTTATGAACGGCTGCTGCGAAGGGGCCGAGTGTTCGACGCTCCCCGCCCCGATCGCGATCGAGTTCCCCTACGCGACGAACCCCTACATTCGGCACTTCGATCAGCGGTCGCTGGAACCGTCGCAGCTCCCCCCCGAAGAAGCGATTCGACGAGGACCGCGCGGCGAGCCGATTGCCCCACTGACGAAATCAGACATCACCGCCAAATATGCCCAAGCCCCCGCCGAGCGCGACAAGCTGCTCACAGCGGTCGCCCCGCTACATTCCAACCGAGTGTTCAATGCCCAGCTTGCCAGCACGGTGACGGCATTCCTGATCGCATTTTTCCTGGTGGCGTTCTACGCGCTGCCACACGCGCCGGGCCGGGTGTTTGCACTCATGCTGATCATCGAGGCACCTTCGCGGTTCATCCTGGAAATGATGCGGGCCGAGCCCGCGTTCGTCGGCCCCGGCAGCCCGGACAAAACCCTGGCGTTCCTGCCGTTCGACCTGAGCTTCAGCATGTTCGTTTCCGTCTGGCTGACGCTGGTCGGCGTGATCCTCTGGTTCGCGTTCAAGGGCAAGCCGGACGACATGACCGAGCCGAAGGAGCTGCCGGCGGGACGTGTCGCGATAGCCTGA
- the folK gene encoding 2-amino-4-hydroxy-6-hydroxymethyldihydropteridine diphosphokinase, giving the protein MTKTPLYPDTPIPLLAYVALGANLGDRAASLRDAISRLSAVPGIEVTKVSSLLENPAVGGPADSPPFVNAVAEVRTTLDPQALLEALLQVERDMGRERREKWGPRVIDLDLILYGDRIIDTSALKVPHPLMHHRDFVLKPLAEIAPGAVHPVLKSTIAELAERMTRGAGGSPVLPPPAGDDAKPQLFLRPATNADGPAVRDLVFGVLREYGLKPDPCSTDLDLFDLEGSYAMKGGRFDVLVNAEGHVLGSVGLMPTGGGSCELRKMYLHRSARGHGWGRRMLDHAIFEARRMGFTRMTLETASVLKEAVAMYEKYGFRKYTPEHTVDRCDAAYELFL; this is encoded by the coding sequence GTGACCAAAACACCCCTCTACCCCGATACCCCGATACCGCTTCTCGCGTACGTCGCGCTCGGCGCTAATCTCGGCGATCGTGCCGCCAGCTTGCGCGACGCGATCTCACGCCTATCGGCGGTGCCGGGCATCGAGGTGACGAAAGTGTCGTCGTTGCTGGAGAACCCGGCGGTCGGCGGGCCGGCGGATTCGCCGCCGTTCGTCAACGCCGTCGCCGAGGTGCGAACGACGCTGGACCCGCAGGCGTTGCTGGAGGCGTTGTTGCAGGTCGAACGCGACATGGGCCGCGAACGCCGCGAGAAATGGGGACCGCGGGTGATCGATCTCGACCTGATTCTCTACGGCGATCGCATCATCGATACGTCGGCCCTGAAGGTGCCGCACCCGCTGATGCACCATCGCGATTTCGTGCTGAAGCCGTTGGCGGAGATCGCGCCGGGCGCGGTGCATCCGGTACTGAAGTCAACGATCGCCGAACTGGCCGAGCGCATGACGCGTGGCGCGGGCGGTTCGCCGGTGTTGCCGCCGCCGGCAGGTGACGACGCCAAACCACAACTCTTTCTCCGCCCCGCCACCAATGCCGACGGCCCGGCCGTTCGCGACCTGGTGTTCGGCGTGCTTCGCGAGTACGGCCTGAAGCCCGACCCCTGCAGCACCGATCTGGACCTCTTCGATCTCGAAGGCAGCTATGCGATGAAGGGCGGCCGGTTCGACGTGCTGGTGAACGCCGAGGGGCACGTCCTCGGCAGCGTCGGCCTGATGCCCACCGGCGGCGGGTCTTGCGAGCTGCGCAAGATGTACCTGCACCGCTCGGCCCGAGGACACGGCTGGGGCCGGCGGATGCTCGATCACGCGATTTTCGAAGCCCGGCGAATGGGATTCACCCGCATGACGCTGGAGACGGCGAGCGTGCTGAAGGAAGCGGTGGCGATGTATGAGAAGTACGGCTTCAGGAAGTACACGCCGGAGCATACGGTGGATCGGTGTGATGCGGCGTATGAGCTGTTCCTGTAG
- a CDS encoding LL-diaminopimelate aminotransferase produces the protein MSDPYIQQLFADRIGGTGYGKGTEIYKFEKIKRAKKAALAANPNGQIIDMGVGEPDEPPFPDVVDKLYEASKKPGNRGYADNGGDIYKQAAARWMKNVCNVDGINPETQVCHSIGSKAALSILPYAFINPGDVALMTTPGYPVFGTHSKYLGGQVHNIPLLEQNNFLPDLKSIPADVLKRAKTLVINYPNNPTGASATPAFFAEVVEFAKKHNIVVFHDSAYAALVFEGKPLSFLATPGAMDVGVELHSMSKGFNMTGWRLGFVVGNPLIVKAYADVKDNTDSGQYLGIQEACAYCLDHPEQTQKIAAKYSRRMDTLVGVLQKHGFNAKKPKGSFFLYVKCPKAATGKTGQRVAFEKAENFSQWMITENLISTVPWDDAGSYVRFSVTFIAKDEADEKRVIGEIDSRLGANKFEF, from the coding sequence ATGAGCGACCCCTACATCCAACAACTCTTCGCAGACCGCATCGGCGGCACCGGCTACGGCAAGGGCACCGAGATCTACAAGTTCGAGAAGATCAAGCGCGCCAAGAAGGCGGCGCTCGCCGCCAACCCCAACGGCCAGATCATCGACATGGGTGTCGGCGAGCCCGATGAGCCGCCGTTCCCCGATGTGGTCGACAAGCTCTACGAAGCCAGCAAGAAGCCCGGCAACCGCGGCTACGCCGACAACGGCGGCGACATCTACAAGCAGGCGGCCGCCCGCTGGATGAAGAACGTCTGCAACGTCGACGGCATCAACCCCGAGACGCAGGTCTGCCACTCCATCGGCTCCAAGGCGGCACTGTCGATCCTGCCGTACGCGTTCATCAACCCCGGCGACGTGGCGCTCATGACCACGCCCGGCTATCCGGTCTTCGGCACCCACTCGAAGTACCTCGGCGGGCAGGTTCACAACATCCCGCTGCTGGAACAGAACAACTTCCTGCCGGACCTGAAGTCCATCCCGGCCGACGTGCTGAAGCGCGCTAAGACCCTGGTCATCAACTACCCCAACAACCCCACGGGCGCGTCGGCCACGCCGGCGTTCTTTGCGGAAGTGGTCGAGTTCGCCAAGAAGCACAACATCGTCGTCTTCCACGACTCGGCGTACGCCGCCCTGGTGTTCGAAGGCAAGCCGCTCAGCTTCCTGGCGACGCCGGGCGCGATGGACGTGGGCGTTGAACTGCATTCGATGAGCAAGGGCTTCAATATGACCGGCTGGCGACTCGGGTTCGTCGTCGGCAACCCGCTGATCGTCAAGGCGTACGCCGACGTCAAAGACAACACCGACTCCGGGCAGTACCTGGGCATCCAGGAGGCATGCGCATATTGCCTCGACCACCCCGAGCAGACGCAGAAGATCGCCGCCAAGTACAGCCGTCGGATGGACACGCTCGTCGGCGTGCTGCAGAAGCACGGCTTCAACGCCAAGAAGCCGAAGGGAAGCTTCTTCCTGTACGTGAAGTGCCCCAAGGCCGCGACCGGCAAGACCGGCCAGCGTGTGGCGTTCGAAAAGGCCGAGAACTTTTCGCAGTGGATGATCACTGAAAACCTCATCAGCACCGTCCCCTGGGACGACGCGGGCTCGTATGTGCGGTTCAGCGTGACGTTCATCGCGAAGGACGAGGCCGACGAGAAGCGCGTGATCGGCGAGATCGACAGCCGGCTGGGCGCGAACAAGTTTGAGTTCTAG
- a CDS encoding DUF1570 domain-containing protein: MGFRILLCILALVASANLAPAAELRAIDTRHYRINTDLDRELATDISRRMDAMYDEYARRLAAFQPADDVPKLEAYLFAKQKDYLAFTGEKLHNTGGVYIPRRNLLAAFLEGQGRDGLRRTLQHEAFHQFAYNAISKELPVWLNEGMAQLFEEAIWTGEGFWLGHIAPRRVRQIQNDLTKGKLIPFEKMLPMSQDEWATNLGNDGDLGATQYNQAWAMVHFLTFVADDKGQPIHRARLINMLRLLHEGKDADAAFKEAFSPNIKGFQDRFVEFGRSLEPTPTATIIERQGVLGDLYSELIKRGMKFANITQFKRAAVAGGYRMHYTKGELSWETEKDLKVYFSDMAGRALSPEQLYFEARPGAPLPDIVCRCHDDYQLRTRFHKSGDRFEHEVAVEKPGTRVARELGRAE; encoded by the coding sequence TTGGGCTTCCGAATCCTGCTTTGTATTCTCGCTCTCGTCGCATCCGCCAATCTCGCCCCCGCCGCCGAACTGCGTGCGATCGACACCCGTCACTACCGCATCAACACCGATCTCGACCGCGAATTGGCGACGGACATCTCCCGCCGCATGGATGCGATGTACGACGAGTACGCCCGCCGCCTGGCCGCCTTCCAACCGGCCGACGACGTGCCGAAGCTGGAAGCCTACCTTTTCGCGAAACAGAAAGACTACCTCGCCTTCACCGGCGAGAAGCTGCACAACACCGGCGGCGTGTACATCCCCCGCCGCAACCTGCTGGCAGCATTCCTTGAAGGCCAGGGCCGCGACGGCCTGCGACGTACGCTGCAGCATGAAGCGTTCCACCAGTTCGCGTACAACGCGATCAGCAAAGAGCTGCCGGTCTGGCTGAACGAAGGCATGGCGCAGCTCTTCGAAGAAGCGATCTGGACCGGCGAAGGGTTCTGGCTCGGCCATATCGCGCCTCGGCGGGTGCGGCAGATCCAGAATGACCTGACCAAGGGCAAGCTGATTCCGTTCGAGAAGATGCTGCCGATGTCGCAGGACGAATGGGCGACCAACCTCGGCAACGACGGCGACCTGGGCGCTACGCAGTACAACCAGGCCTGGGCGATGGTGCACTTTCTTACGTTCGTCGCCGACGACAAAGGCCAGCCGATCCACCGCGCCCGGCTGATCAACATGCTGCGGCTGCTGCACGAAGGCAAAGATGCCGACGCTGCATTTAAGGAAGCGTTCAGCCCCAACATCAAGGGTTTCCAGGACCGCTTCGTCGAGTTCGGCAGGAGCCTCGAGCCGACGCCGACCGCGACGATCATCGAACGCCAGGGCGTGCTGGGCGACCTGTACTCTGAGCTGATCAAGCGGGGAATGAAGTTCGCGAATATCACGCAGTTCAAGCGGGCCGCCGTCGCCGGCGGGTATCGCATGCACTACACCAAGGGGGAGCTGAGCTGGGAAACCGAGAAGGACCTGAAGGTCTACTTCAGCGACATGGCCGGCCGGGCGTTGTCGCCGGAACAACTGTACTTCGAGGCCCGCCCCGGCGCGCCGCTGCCCGACATCGTCTGCCGCTGCCACGACGACTACCAGTTGCGCACCCGCTTTCACAAATCAGGCGACCGCTTCGAGCACGAAGTCGCCGTCGAAAAGCCGGGCACCCGGGTGGCCCGCGAGCTGGGGCGCGCGGAGTGA
- a CDS encoding GYF domain-containing protein: MSRQFWVIAQDGQSYGPADEATLSQWAREGRLTALSMLQDATTNQRLQASQVPSLAAVFGPQRGAAQPQGYQQSAGFQQQQTAMPVSAAYGVPQGYQQPIRQQPGYQPGYPQQVGYANPYAPAGSTSHTLTSFSTVGVVILHWVTLGVFSFIYQMMKHGSLPVRRPDDPSAGKAIGFMFIPFFNLYWLFFANLRLIDRINEERRQAGLPQNAPRGLAMAYCICMVIPYINLLVGFLIMGPIYWGTLQANVNELVRATRGPNA, from the coding sequence ATGAGCAGGCAATTCTGGGTGATCGCACAGGACGGGCAGTCGTACGGGCCGGCCGATGAAGCCACGCTGTCGCAATGGGCTCGCGAAGGCCGACTGACGGCGTTGTCGATGTTGCAGGACGCGACGACGAACCAGCGATTGCAGGCGTCACAGGTGCCGAGCCTGGCGGCGGTGTTTGGGCCGCAGCGCGGCGCCGCACAGCCGCAGGGTTATCAGCAGTCGGCTGGGTTCCAGCAGCAGCAGACGGCAATGCCGGTATCGGCGGCTTACGGGGTGCCGCAAGGCTACCAGCAGCCGATCCGGCAACAGCCGGGATATCAACCGGGCTACCCGCAGCAAGTCGGGTATGCCAATCCTTATGCCCCGGCCGGTTCAACCTCTCATACGCTCACCAGCTTCAGCACGGTCGGCGTCGTCATTCTGCACTGGGTTACGCTCGGCGTCTTCTCGTTCATTTACCAGATGATGAAGCATGGAAGCTTGCCCGTTCGACGTCCGGATGATCCGTCGGCGGGCAAGGCGATCGGGTTCATGTTCATTCCGTTCTTCAATCTGTACTGGCTCTTTTTTGCCAATCTTCGGCTGATTGACCGAATCAACGAAGAACGCCGACAGGCCGGGCTACCGCAGAATGCCCCACGTGGCCTGGCGATGGCCTACTGCATCTGCATGGTGATCCCGTACATCAACTTACTGGTCGGCTTTCTGATCATGGGACCCATTTACTGGGGCACGCTCCAGGCAAACGTGAACGAACTGGTCCGCGCGACGCGGGGCCCGAACGCATAG
- the lysS gene encoding lysine--tRNA ligase encodes MIVRIILNLFTHGNMESQTPPESTSENSYEQERRAKAHKMRELGVEPFGLRTEGLLPLAKVRELHKPEFGQDGGPEVTAAGRIIFLKRFGKLSFLTVRDETGLMQFALDKKRLSETAWKIQDLLDLGDQIVVTGKLGQTKTGEVTVWASGLAMGSKSFLPPPAKWEGLTDVEIRYRQRYVDLWSNPEVMKLAQLRIRIIDEMRSFLKARGFLEVETPMLQPIHGGAAARPFITHSNALDLKLYMRIAPELYLKRLLVGGFSKVFEVNRNFRNEGISPRHNPEFTMLEAYEAYGNWETMAELVESMICHIAQTVFGTLKIEHKDAEGNVRKTINLAGDTSKPVGQRWRRARVADLVEERTAWKFTKEAATSEQIADLRSKNPGKDLKLNGSPAEQLIEVYEKLIEPTLVDPCFVTQVPSVIIPLARKNPADPFFCDVYELAINGQEISPGYTELNDPDVQREKLMDQVGDKEERQEIDEDFLTALKYGMPPAGGLGLGIDRLIMMLTGAESIRDVILFPLMRPQS; translated from the coding sequence ATGATCGTCCGTATCATCCTCAACCTTTTCACCCACGGGAACATGGAATCGCAGACTCCGCCAGAATCGACGTCCGAGAACTCGTACGAACAGGAACGCCGGGCCAAAGCGCATAAAATGCGCGAGCTCGGCGTCGAGCCGTTCGGCCTTCGCACTGAAGGTCTGCTGCCGCTGGCGAAGGTCCGAGAACTGCACAAACCGGAGTTCGGCCAGGACGGCGGGCCCGAGGTGACAGCCGCAGGGCGCATTATCTTCTTGAAGCGATTTGGGAAGCTCTCATTCCTGACCGTACGGGATGAGACCGGCCTGATGCAGTTCGCACTGGATAAGAAGCGGCTGTCAGAGACAGCCTGGAAGATCCAAGACCTGCTCGATCTAGGCGACCAGATCGTCGTCACCGGAAAGCTCGGCCAGACCAAGACCGGCGAAGTTACCGTCTGGGCGAGCGGCCTGGCGATGGGCAGCAAGAGCTTCCTGCCGCCGCCGGCGAAGTGGGAAGGGCTGACGGATGTCGAAATCCGCTACCGCCAGCGGTACGTCGACCTCTGGAGCAACCCCGAGGTGATGAAGCTGGCGCAATTGCGCATTCGCATCATTGATGAGATGCGCAGCTTCCTGAAGGCACGCGGCTTCCTCGAAGTCGAAACGCCGATGCTCCAGCCGATCCACGGCGGCGCGGCCGCCCGGCCGTTCATCACGCACTCCAACGCGCTGGACCTCAAGCTCTATATGCGCATCGCGCCCGAGCTGTACCTCAAGCGCTTGCTCGTCGGCGGCTTCAGTAAGGTCTTCGAAGTCAACCGCAACTTCCGCAACGAAGGCATCAGCCCCAGACACAACCCCGAGTTCACGATGCTCGAGGCGTACGAAGCCTACGGCAACTGGGAGACGATGGCGGAGCTCGTCGAATCGATGATCTGCCATATCGCGCAGACCGTGTTCGGCACGCTGAAGATCGAACACAAGGACGCCGAGGGGAACGTTCGCAAGACGATCAACCTGGCAGGCGACACCAGCAAGCCGGTCGGCCAACGATGGCGGCGGGCGCGTGTTGCCGACCTCGTTGAGGAGCGGACTGCATGGAAGTTCACGAAGGAAGCCGCGACGTCTGAACAGATCGCGGATCTCCGCTCAAAGAACCCGGGCAAGGACCTGAAGCTGAACGGGTCGCCCGCCGAACAGCTTATTGAGGTGTACGAAAAGCTCATCGAGCCCACCCTCGTCGACCCCTGCTTCGTCACCCAGGTCCCCAGCGTCATCATCCCCCTCGCCCGCAAGAACCCGGCCGATCCGTTCTTCTGCGACGTCTACGAGCTGGCGATCAACGGCCAGGAGATTTCCCCCGGCTACACCGAACTCAACGACCCCGACGTCCAGCGCGAAAAGCTCATGGACCAGGTCGGCGACAAGGAAGAACGCCAGGAGATTGACGAGGACTTCCTGACCGCGCTCAAGTACGGCATGCCCCCGGCCGGCGGCCTGGGTCTGGGCATCGATCGGCTGATCATGATGCTGACCGGCGCGGAAAGTATTCGGGATGTGATCCTTTTCCCGCTCATGCGCCCTCAATCGTAG
- the panD gene encoding aspartate 1-decarboxylase codes for MFLKLLKSKLHHANVTFTDVNYHGSITIDSDLMRAAGLLPNEAVVVADCDNGNRFETYVIVGEAGSGIIGVNGAAARLTQVGHRVIVMSFVLATPDEVQKHHSRVVICDRKNKAAETVDHPSVLE; via the coding sequence ATGTTTCTTAAGCTCTTAAAATCCAAGCTCCATCACGCCAATGTGACCTTCACAGACGTGAACTACCATGGCAGCATTACGATCGATTCGGATCTGATGCGCGCCGCCGGCCTGCTGCCCAACGAAGCGGTCGTGGTCGCCGACTGCGACAACGGCAACCGCTTCGAGACCTACGTCATCGTCGGCGAAGCCGGCAGCGGAATCATCGGCGTGAACGGTGCCGCCGCCCGGCTGACGCAGGTGGGACATCGCGTGATCGTCATGAGCTTCGTCCTCGCGACGCCTGACGAAGTACAGAAGCACCATTCGCGGGTGGTGATCTGCGACAGGAAGAACAAGGCGGCCGAGACGGTGGATCATCCGTCGGTGCTGGAATAG
- a CDS encoding alpha/beta hydrolase: protein MSQSRKSICTALLGLSLAMLCTASPAQAGEPVILKLWPAKAPGETVEIAAEKQTEKEGVVTSITNVSEPTLKVYAAAKDSASGIGLLVAPGGGYNVLAWDHEGEQIAKWANSLGITAGILKYRVPRRPGTEKDQPPIGALQDAQRAMSIMRAKAGEWGIDPAKIGMLGFSAGGHLTAWTSTNFDKRSYQAFDDADKQSCRPDFAVIIYPGGTIVKDTFELKPEIRVSDKTPPSFIAMASDDRVNSDNCIALYNAMKKAGVPVEMHLYAKGGHGFGIRPTAGPAATWPKRCEEWMKVMGWVK from the coding sequence ATGTCTCAGTCGAGAAAGTCGATCTGTACCGCTTTGCTCGGTCTCTCGCTTGCAATGCTCTGCACTGCGTCGCCGGCACAAGCGGGCGAACCGGTCATCCTCAAGCTCTGGCCTGCCAAAGCCCCCGGCGAGACGGTCGAGATCGCGGCGGAGAAACAGACCGAAAAGGAAGGCGTCGTCACCAGCATCACCAACGTGTCGGAGCCGACGCTGAAGGTCTACGCTGCGGCGAAGGACTCGGCCAGCGGCATCGGGCTGCTCGTCGCGCCGGGCGGTGGGTACAACGTGCTGGCGTGGGATCATGAAGGCGAACAGATCGCCAAATGGGCCAACTCGCTCGGCATTACCGCGGGGATTCTGAAGTACCGCGTTCCGCGCCGCCCGGGCACCGAGAAAGACCAGCCGCCGATCGGCGCGCTCCAGGATGCCCAGCGGGCGATGAGCATCATGCGGGCCAAGGCCGGCGAATGGGGCATCGACCCGGCGAAGATCGGCATGCTCGGCTTTTCCGCCGGCGGACACCTGACGGCTTGGACGAGCACCAACTTCGACAAGCGGTCGTACCAGGCATTCGATGATGCCGACAAGCAAAGCTGCCGGCCGGACTTTGCGGTCATCATCTACCCCGGCGGGACGATCGTGAAAGACACGTTCGAACTCAAGCCCGAGATCCGCGTCAGCGATAAGACGCCGCCGAGCTTCATCGCGATGGCGAGTGACGACCGGGTGAACAGCGACAACTGCATCGCGCTGTACAACGCAATGAAGAAGGCCGGCGTGCCGGTCGAGATGCACCTGTACGCCAAGGGCGGCCACGGTTTCGGCATTCGCCCGACGGCCGGCCCGGCGGCGACCTGGCCGAAGCGGTGCGAAGAGTGGATGAAGGTGATGGGCTGGGTGAAGTGA
- a CDS encoding lipase family protein, with the protein MFICGSLLFAAGCGTRPENSSFPLSVSAADKELVAIQAERKPLSRPVVVIDGYLDPGLGSAVVANWVRKLTPDEKQVVTVSLLTTTNFDACRQKIVAAVEEAFPSDDPAATQEVDVIGLSMGGLAARYAALPAVGERPATLAATAVPATTLPPTTVPTSTVSTTASSAPEGAPSSAPSTDPAELLKPTGKRLRIARLFTLSSPHQGAAMADVPTYLFISTQRDMRRGSTFLQQLNDAGHTPDYPIIPYVRLADLTVGEQNAAPPGQIPIWLPKGPFDAAHAGVVMDPRIAADVSRRLRGEASYVKEPRAPLPD; encoded by the coding sequence GTGTTCATCTGTGGCTCACTTCTTTTCGCCGCCGGCTGTGGTACCCGTCCCGAAAACTCTTCCTTCCCGCTGTCGGTTTCGGCGGCGGACAAGGAATTGGTGGCAATACAGGCCGAGCGGAAACCGCTCAGCCGGCCGGTGGTCGTGATCGACGGGTATCTTGATCCCGGCCTGGGATCGGCGGTGGTGGCCAACTGGGTTCGAAAGCTGACGCCGGACGAGAAGCAGGTCGTCACCGTCAGCCTGCTGACCACCACCAACTTCGACGCCTGCCGGCAGAAGATCGTGGCGGCGGTGGAGGAGGCGTTTCCGTCCGACGACCCCGCGGCGACGCAGGAGGTGGACGTCATCGGCCTTTCCATGGGCGGCTTGGCGGCGCGGTACGCCGCCCTGCCGGCCGTCGGCGAACGCCCGGCGACGTTGGCAGCAACGGCCGTCCCTGCTACGACGCTCCCTCCCACGACCGTCCCCACCAGTACTGTCTCCACCACGGCATCGTCTGCACCGGAAGGCGCCCCCTCGTCGGCGCCATCGACCGACCCGGCCGAACTACTCAAGCCCACGGGCAAACGGCTGAGAATCGCCCGACTGTTCACGCTGTCCTCGCCCCACCAGGGCGCGGCGATGGCGGACGTGCCAACGTATCTGTTCATCTCGACGCAGCGCGACATGCGGCGGGGATCGACATTTCTCCAGCAACTCAACGATGCCGGGCATACGCCCGACTACCCGATCATTCCGTACGTTCGGCTGGCGGACCTGACCGTCGGCGAGCAGAACGCCGCCCCGCCGGGCCAGATTCCAATCTGGCTTCCGAAGGGGCCGTTTGACGCGGCCCATGCCGGCGTGGTGATGGACCCGCGTATCGCGGCCGACGTATCGCGACGGCTTCGTGGCGAGGCGTCGTACGTCAAAGAGCCGCGAGCGCCGCTGCCTGACTGA